In Methylacidiphilum infernorum V4, a single window of DNA contains:
- the hprK gene encoding HPr(Ser) kinase/phosphatase gives MNVQNSSLSAKYVPKITIGEFYRQHGELLQLALVAGKKGFNRLIREGSINRPGLQLSGYLRYFPKQRVQIVGWGEMSYLRSLPAEESEQRVRQLFLKKIPCLIISRGMTPPAFIVKQAELLGVPLFVSQLHTMRLINTVTICLEMDFAPRTNEQGSMVDIQGIGVLIKGPSGIGKSECVLSLVERGYSLVADDITTIYCLEGRELVGRAPDLGRFHMEVRGIGIIDVTTLFGLRAIRPEKKLDMVATLKEVEKGDEIERVNLSQNYYEIFNIKVPHVTIPIRPGRDLATLVEVAALDQKLRSMGYNAAAEFNEKLLKITGKNSRKI, from the coding sequence ATGAATGTTCAAAATAGCAGTCTATCGGCCAAGTATGTTCCTAAAATCACAATCGGAGAGTTTTACAGGCAGCATGGCGAACTGCTTCAATTGGCGTTGGTGGCGGGAAAAAAAGGCTTCAATCGGCTGATCCGGGAAGGCTCGATTAACCGGCCGGGATTGCAACTTTCAGGCTATTTGCGCTATTTTCCCAAGCAAAGGGTCCAGATCGTGGGGTGGGGAGAGATGTCCTACCTCCGGAGCCTCCCCGCCGAGGAGTCCGAGCAACGGGTCAGGCAACTGTTCCTAAAAAAAATTCCCTGCTTGATTATTTCTCGGGGGATGACTCCCCCTGCTTTTATCGTTAAGCAGGCTGAACTATTGGGAGTGCCCCTGTTTGTTTCCCAGTTGCATACGATGAGGTTGATCAATACGGTAACCATATGCCTGGAAATGGATTTTGCTCCGCGTACCAATGAACAGGGAAGCATGGTGGATATCCAGGGCATTGGAGTGCTGATTAAAGGACCGAGCGGTATTGGGAAAAGTGAATGTGTTCTTTCCCTGGTAGAAAGGGGATATTCCCTGGTTGCTGATGATATTACCACTATTTATTGCTTGGAAGGGAGGGAGTTGGTCGGGAGGGCCCCTGACCTGGGACGTTTCCACATGGAGGTCAGGGGGATAGGAATCATCGATGTCACCACTCTTTTTGGATTACGGGCCATTCGTCCCGAGAAAAAATTGGACATGGTGGCCACGCTTAAAGAGGTGGAAAAAGGAGATGAGATAGAACGGGTCAATTTGAGTCAAAATTATTACGAGATCTTTAACATCAAGGTTCCTCATGTCACTATCCCGATTAGGCCGGGAAGGGACTTGGCTACGCTTGTGGAAGTAGCCGCGTTGGATCAGAAACTCAGGTCGATGGGATACAATGCCGCCGCTGAATTCAACGAAAAATTGCTCAAGATAACGGGAAAAAACAGCAGGAAAATTTAA
- a CDS encoding STAS domain-containing protein has translation MIPHVGNGTLYYALTKDCGYLKVVGWGSFDKCSSLRLFYNQLLSSGIRRLVIDLQQCTYMDSTFLGTLAGIQIKYNEIKGELKIVNVSKKNQESIATLGLDKIFNISEQWDVSRFIDHFAPLDKQSLKKADTSLTMLEAHELLIDLDPRNKAKFQDLVDYLKEEIGHSSTNDGSH, from the coding sequence ATGATTCCTCACGTGGGAAATGGCACTCTTTATTATGCCTTGACTAAAGATTGTGGTTATCTTAAAGTCGTCGGCTGGGGGTCTTTTGATAAGTGTAGCTCCTTAAGATTGTTTTACAACCAGTTATTAAGTAGCGGCATCCGAAGACTCGTCATCGATCTCCAACAATGTACCTACATGGATAGCACCTTTCTGGGCACGCTGGCGGGTATCCAGATTAAGTATAACGAAATTAAAGGAGAGTTGAAAATTGTTAACGTGAGTAAAAAAAATCAAGAATCGATTGCAACCTTGGGCTTGGACAAGATTTTTAATATTTCTGAGCAGTGGGACGTCTCCCGTTTTATCGACCATTTTGCCCCCCTGGACAAACAGTCTTTGAAAAAGGCCGACACTTCCCTGACGATGTTGGAAGCCCACGAACTTTTAATCGATCTTGATCCGCGAAACAAGGCGAAATTTCAGGACCTCGTCGATTATTTAAAAGAGGAGATTGGACATTCTTCTACTAATGACGGTAGTCATTAA
- a CDS encoding nucleotide exchange factor GrpE — translation MTELKNKEEKAVEEPGKGSNEKPAFVVISSKLLSELEQKAQLCDETRDKLLRTLADWDNARKRMTKEKEEAIKLANAKILEALLPVIDNFEIGVQSSQKATDVQSVIAGVKMVLSQLVQILKEEGLEPLEAVGKPFDPNFHESLGFVETDKVEEGHVASQLRKGYMYKGKLLRAAAVYLAKKPEQKNDLPPEGSNNGNKE, via the coding sequence ATGACGGAATTGAAAAATAAAGAAGAAAAGGCCGTAGAAGAGCCCGGTAAAGGCTCTAATGAGAAGCCTGCTTTTGTCGTGATCAGTTCGAAACTTCTCTCCGAGCTCGAGCAAAAAGCCCAACTCTGCGATGAAACACGGGATAAACTGCTCAGAACCCTTGCTGATTGGGACAATGCAAGAAAAAGGATGACAAAAGAAAAAGAAGAAGCCATCAAGTTGGCCAACGCGAAAATACTCGAAGCGCTTCTGCCCGTGATCGATAATTTCGAAATAGGCGTTCAATCTTCTCAAAAGGCTACAGATGTGCAATCGGTCATTGCCGGGGTGAAGATGGTCTTGTCTCAACTTGTGCAAATATTAAAAGAAGAAGGGTTGGAACCCCTGGAAGCTGTGGGGAAACCTTTTGATCCGAATTTTCATGAATCCCTTGGGTTCGTGGAAACCGACAAGGTCGAGGAGGGCCATGTTGCATCGCAACTCAGGAAAGGCTATATGTATAAAGGAAAACTCTTGAGAGCAGCTGCCGTTTACCTTGCCAAGAAGCCGGAACAGAAAAATGATCTTCCTCCGGAAGGAAGCAACAACGGTAATAAAGAGTAA
- a CDS encoding HPr family phosphocarrier protein, which yields MNAEERSAGESTSKPSLVVSEVLVQNKLGIHARPAAMFVKIANRYESDIRVEKDGEEVNGKSIMGVMLLAASKGSKLKITAVGRDAKEAVEALVKLVNTKFGEDS from the coding sequence ATGAATGCAGAAGAACGTAGTGCAGGGGAGTCCACCTCGAAGCCTTCTTTAGTGGTATCGGAAGTGCTCGTCCAGAACAAGTTGGGAATTCATGCTCGGCCCGCGGCCATGTTCGTGAAGATAGCCAATCGGTATGAATCGGATATCCGGGTAGAGAAGGATGGAGAAGAGGTCAATGGGAAGAGCATCATGGGGGTCATGCTTTTGGCTGCCAGCAAAGGCTCAAAGCTCAAGATCACCGCGGTGGGCAGGGATGCCAAGGAAGCGGTGGAGGCTCTCGTAAAGCTGGTCAATACGAAGTTCGGCGAAGATTCTTGA
- a CDS encoding anthranilate synthase component I family protein, with protein sequence MVVVPSWNKQGGFYYGEKPLFAVQGDVHCWTKVKSLLRELPQDAEHNPGLVGHVDFDGNFWFGFYPELQSFKKKKELLGFVQKKINSKNLCSAPPVFVSDTDRERYASMVLQAKDYIASGDIYVINLAREMTCPWEGDPLALLGFFLEGGRGLEGICYIDDGPKTLVCASPEMFLRIEGNKLESKPIKGTRPRSDRRPENRRNLLDLVQSEKEKAELLMITDLVRNDFGKVCAYGSVRVPHLRRLSSHPHLYHMHSKVEGIIAFRYDKVDAFLANFPGGSVTGTPKKRAIELIRELEIHPRGSYSGAIGYFQPAGAAFTMSIRLVEIEEKKARFWVGSGITFDSDPYAEYEETEQKAIFIKTALENCAKK encoded by the coding sequence ATGGTGGTGGTTCCTAGCTGGAACAAACAGGGTGGTTTTTATTACGGGGAAAAACCTCTCTTTGCTGTCCAGGGAGACGTCCATTGCTGGACCAAGGTTAAATCCCTTCTTAGGGAGCTGCCTCAAGATGCCGAGCATAACCCGGGGCTTGTTGGTCATGTTGATTTTGATGGAAATTTTTGGTTTGGCTTCTATCCCGAGCTCCAAAGCTTTAAGAAAAAAAAGGAGTTGCTGGGCTTTGTACAGAAAAAGATAAACTCCAAAAACCTTTGTTCTGCGCCTCCCGTTTTCGTTTCCGATACCGACAGGGAGAGGTATGCCTCGATGGTTCTTCAAGCCAAAGACTACATAGCTTCGGGGGATATCTACGTGATCAACCTGGCAAGAGAAATGACTTGCCCATGGGAAGGCGACCCTTTGGCCTTGCTTGGGTTTTTCCTTGAAGGGGGAAGAGGTTTAGAAGGGATCTGTTACATAGACGATGGGCCAAAGACCCTTGTTTGTGCAAGTCCGGAGATGTTTTTGAGGATCGAGGGCAACAAACTGGAAAGCAAGCCGATCAAGGGGACAAGGCCTCGTTCCGACAGAAGGCCTGAGAACAGGAGAAACCTGCTAGATCTTGTTCAAAGCGAAAAAGAAAAAGCCGAACTTTTAATGATAACGGACCTGGTAAGAAACGATTTTGGCAAGGTTTGTGCTTATGGTTCGGTTAGAGTGCCTCATTTAAGGCGGCTGAGCTCCCACCCCCATCTTTATCACATGCACAGCAAGGTCGAAGGGATAATAGCTTTTCGGTATGATAAAGTGGATGCCTTTTTGGCCAATTTTCCCGGGGGATCCGTTACGGGTACTCCTAAAAAAAGGGCGATCGAACTGATACGGGAGCTCGAGATCCATCCCCGGGGAAGTTATTCAGGGGCGATCGGCTATTTTCAACCAGCCGGGGCGGCTTTTACCATGTCCATCAGGCTGGTAGAGATCGAGGAAAAAAAGGCGCGTTTTTGGGTGGGTAGCGGCATTACTTTTGATTCCGATCCTTATGCCGAATACGAGGAGACCGAACAAAAAGCAATTTTTATAAAAACCGCTCTTGAGAATTGCGCAAAAAAATGA
- the dnaJ gene encoding molecular chaperone DnaJ, with amino-acid sequence MARIKKDYYELLGVDRGASAEEIKKAYRKLALKYHPDKNPGDKQAEEMFKDIGEAYEVLSDPEKRAAYDQYGHAAFDQRAAAGPSGFHDPFEIFKEVFGSGTFFGDSLFGSLFEEAFGVGVGKKRRQQKGADLRCDLKISFEEAALGCEKEITFTKLDSCPACEGKGYAAGSGMISCPVCSGVGQIRTSKGFFTLAQTCPRCHGSGVVIEKPCPRCHGEGRIKQNAQIKVKIPPGIDEGYRLRLSGHGESGIAGAPPGDLYVVIHVSPHELFSRQGNDIMCEMPISFAQAALGGEIRVPTLTGHEVLKIPPGTQSGKIFRLRNKGIADVHGHGIGDLLVKVHVEVPTHLTPTQRSLLEAFAAACDQKTHPQQESFFEKAKRFFRSS; translated from the coding sequence ATGGCTAGGATAAAAAAAGATTACTATGAACTGTTGGGCGTCGACAGGGGAGCGTCGGCGGAAGAAATAAAGAAAGCTTATCGGAAATTAGCCCTTAAGTACCATCCGGACAAGAATCCCGGCGATAAGCAGGCCGAGGAAATGTTCAAGGACATTGGAGAAGCCTACGAGGTCTTGAGCGACCCGGAAAAAAGGGCTGCTTATGACCAATACGGGCATGCTGCATTTGATCAAAGGGCGGCCGCTGGGCCTTCCGGATTCCATGATCCTTTCGAGATTTTCAAGGAGGTTTTTGGCTCGGGGACTTTCTTTGGAGATAGTCTTTTTGGCAGTCTCTTTGAGGAAGCTTTTGGTGTAGGAGTAGGCAAAAAAAGGAGGCAGCAAAAGGGGGCCGATCTGAGATGCGATTTAAAAATAAGTTTTGAAGAGGCCGCCTTGGGTTGTGAAAAAGAAATTACCTTTACGAAGCTGGATAGTTGTCCGGCTTGCGAAGGAAAAGGTTATGCCGCCGGCTCCGGGATGATCAGCTGCCCGGTCTGTTCCGGGGTGGGACAGATCCGCACCTCCAAGGGCTTTTTTACTCTTGCTCAAACCTGTCCCCGCTGCCATGGCAGCGGAGTGGTGATAGAAAAACCCTGCCCGCGATGCCATGGGGAAGGCCGCATTAAACAAAATGCTCAAATAAAGGTCAAGATCCCTCCCGGGATCGATGAAGGTTACCGCTTAAGGTTATCGGGTCATGGAGAATCAGGCATTGCGGGAGCTCCTCCGGGAGATCTCTACGTGGTCATTCATGTTAGCCCTCATGAACTCTTCAGCCGCCAGGGCAACGACATCATGTGCGAGATGCCGATTAGTTTTGCCCAGGCCGCGTTAGGTGGAGAAATCCGGGTCCCGACCTTGACGGGACACGAGGTTCTTAAAATTCCGCCTGGGACGCAAAGCGGGAAAATCTTTAGGCTTCGGAACAAGGGCATAGCCGATGTTCACGGTCATGGCATAGGGGATCTTCTCGTCAAGGTCCATGTAGAGGTGCCTACCCATCTCACTCCAACGCAGCGTTCCCTACTGGAGGCTTTTGCTGCAGCCTGCGATCAAAAGACTCATCCTCAGCAGGAAAGCTTTTTTGAAAAAGCAAAGAGATTTTTTAGATCCTCTTGA
- a CDS encoding nucleotidyltransferase family protein, with translation MRALLLSAGYATRLYPLTLNQPKALLPVAGKPIMDYITDKLLELPALEAIYVVTNHKFYTHFLEWKNRYQQGAVKKLPLEVLDDGSTTENNRLGAIGDMDFAIETKKIGDDLVVVASDNLFNASLLSFVEEGKAKNKPVVGIYNLKDKSLASKYGVVDFDRNKKLTFFEEKPQTPPTTWVAMALYFFPKPSLTFLKAYLKEEKNADQPGRFIQWLYRREDVYVWQLPGLWFDIGSKEVLEAANLAFR, from the coding sequence ATGCGAGCTTTACTGCTTTCCGCCGGTTATGCAACGAGGCTTTATCCTTTGACGTTGAACCAACCTAAAGCCCTTTTGCCGGTTGCCGGCAAACCGATCATGGACTACATCACGGACAAGCTCCTGGAACTGCCTGCCTTGGAAGCCATCTACGTGGTGACCAATCACAAGTTCTATACCCATTTCTTGGAATGGAAGAACCGCTACCAGCAGGGGGCGGTAAAAAAGCTTCCCCTGGAAGTCCTGGACGATGGCTCGACAACGGAAAATAATCGGCTGGGAGCGATCGGCGACATGGATTTTGCCATAGAGACAAAAAAGATCGGGGATGATTTGGTGGTTGTCGCCAGCGACAACCTTTTCAACGCTTCCCTTCTTTCTTTCGTAGAAGAGGGCAAGGCAAAAAATAAACCGGTTGTAGGGATATACAATCTCAAGGATAAAAGCTTGGCTTCCAAGTATGGGGTCGTGGATTTCGATCGGAACAAGAAACTGACTTTTTTTGAAGAAAAGCCGCAAACCCCTCCTACGACATGGGTAGCCATGGCCCTCTATTTTTTTCCCAAGCCGTCGTTAACCTTTCTCAAGGCTTACCTCAAGGAAGAAAAGAATGCCGATCAGCCCGGTCGGTTTATCCAGTGGCTTTATAGAAGAGAAGATGTCTACGTCTGGCAGCTACCGGGTCTATGGTTTGATATCGGGAGCAAAGAAGTTCTTGAAGCCGCAAACCTTGCCTTTCGTTGA
- a CDS encoding TatD family hydrolase, translating to MFIETHAHLDFPQFAKDLEEVVERAMASGIDKIITIGTNLKSSRKAIGIAEKIPAVWAAVGIHPLEAHEASKDFEKELLELLEHPKVVALGEMGLDFHKFDPSLGQEEIEARKKRQREVFELQLSLAAQVHLNVIIHQRDAFEETLVVLAPYRDKIKGVFHCFVGDSEEAKRIFDQGHLVSFTGIVTFPNAAQLRETVKSVPLDKFMLETDCPFLAPVPHRGKRAEPAHLPRIAEEVAKIKNVSIEEVARYTSLTASSFFAFQKQRKSKA from the coding sequence ATGTTCATTGAAACCCATGCTCACTTGGATTTTCCTCAATTTGCCAAGGACCTCGAAGAGGTCGTCGAACGGGCCATGGCTAGCGGTATCGACAAAATCATTACCATCGGGACCAACCTTAAGAGTTCAAGAAAGGCCATCGGGATAGCCGAAAAGATTCCCGCTGTGTGGGCGGCGGTCGGCATCCACCCCTTGGAAGCCCATGAAGCCTCCAAGGATTTCGAAAAAGAACTTCTCGAGCTTCTCGAACATCCCAAGGTGGTCGCCCTTGGGGAAATGGGACTTGATTTTCACAAATTTGATCCTTCCCTGGGCCAAGAGGAAATCGAAGCGAGAAAAAAAAGGCAACGGGAGGTTTTTGAACTTCAACTTTCCCTGGCTGCCCAAGTCCATCTCAACGTGATTATCCACCAACGGGACGCCTTTGAAGAAACCCTCGTTGTGTTGGCTCCTTACAGGGACAAGATCAAGGGGGTATTCCATTGCTTTGTGGGCGATAGCGAAGAGGCAAAAAGAATTTTTGACCAAGGCCATCTGGTCTCATTTACCGGAATTGTGACCTTCCCCAATGCCGCCCAACTGAGAGAAACCGTGAAGTCGGTTCCCCTTGACAAATTCATGTTGGAAACGGACTGCCCTTTTCTGGCTCCCGTCCCCCACAGAGGAAAAAGAGCCGAGCCTGCCCACCTACCCAGGATAGCGGAGGAAGTGGCAAAAATCAAAAATGTTTCCATAGAAGAGGTCGCCCGATACACTTCCCTGACGGCATCCTCATTTTTTGCTTTCCAAAAACAAAGAAAATCTAAAGCTTAA
- a CDS encoding PP2C family protein-serine/threonine phosphatase, translating into MTVVINVTLFFLFALALGLWVVLTAQANSLRLRLKKAEEQNQLFIEYLGNFSFNNTLLQNIQGLLRLLMGWIPARGAVFLQKPPSGEGLGEPVLQLGNIPKEKWMEKLHGEPAETKERDAVFMTLQKEGKEIGSLFVDFEKALEEEQLKKIKEVMTKQALFFIETDCVLSHFRQDFKEETLRLLGEFQKGWVPKLEDSLQGFRIAAKTVPCSRFSGDFYDSIRVGENSWAFVLSDVSAKGLASFFISAMCRTAIRSLVKQWQSPTDILCRLNELLYPEICGRTIISLIYMVVDEKQDRVTFARAGHELPIFCRNGKIEKIDFPGICLGVDEGRIFNKMVKEYELKIQKGDFLLLFTDGLIEAVNNEGIFFGRQRAENIVRELADKDPQYVVDAMIERLNSFCQDNVPFDDITLLAMVKK; encoded by the coding sequence ATGACGGTAGTCATTAATGTTACCCTGTTTTTCCTTTTTGCTCTTGCCCTAGGGTTGTGGGTTGTTTTGACGGCACAAGCCAACTCCTTGCGGTTGCGTTTGAAAAAGGCTGAAGAGCAGAACCAGCTTTTTATCGAATACTTGGGCAATTTTTCCTTCAACAACACTCTTTTGCAGAACATCCAAGGCCTGTTGAGGTTGCTCATGGGATGGATTCCTGCCCGGGGCGCTGTTTTTCTGCAAAAACCCCCATCGGGGGAAGGATTGGGGGAGCCGGTTTTGCAACTGGGAAACATTCCCAAGGAGAAATGGATGGAGAAGCTCCACGGCGAGCCCGCGGAAACGAAAGAAAGGGATGCGGTTTTTATGACCCTTCAAAAAGAGGGCAAAGAGATCGGCTCCCTTTTTGTCGATTTCGAAAAAGCCCTGGAGGAGGAGCAGCTCAAAAAAATAAAGGAGGTGATGACCAAGCAGGCTCTTTTTTTCATCGAAACGGATTGCGTATTGAGCCATTTTCGACAGGACTTCAAGGAGGAAACCCTAAGGCTTCTGGGAGAGTTTCAAAAGGGATGGGTCCCCAAGCTAGAAGATTCCCTGCAGGGCTTTCGGATCGCCGCTAAAACGGTTCCCTGTTCACGCTTCAGCGGAGATTTTTATGATTCGATAAGGGTCGGGGAAAACAGTTGGGCTTTTGTTTTAAGCGATGTATCCGCCAAGGGGTTGGCTTCCTTTTTTATCAGTGCGATGTGCAGGACGGCTATCCGGAGCCTGGTCAAGCAGTGGCAATCCCCAACGGATATCCTCTGCAGGCTTAATGAACTGCTCTATCCTGAAATTTGTGGGCGAACCATTATTTCCTTGATTTACATGGTGGTTGATGAAAAGCAGGACCGGGTGACTTTTGCCCGGGCGGGGCATGAATTGCCTATTTTTTGCCGCAACGGGAAAATTGAAAAGATCGACTTTCCCGGGATATGTTTGGGCGTTGACGAAGGCCGAATATTCAACAAAATGGTAAAAGAGTACGAGTTGAAGATCCAAAAGGGTGATTTTTTGCTGTTGTTTACCGATGGGTTAATTGAAGCCGTAAACAATGAGGGGATCTTTTTTGGCAGGCAGAGGGCGGAAAACATCGTCCGGGAACTAGCGGATAAAGATCCCCAATACGTTGTTGATGCAATGATCGAGAGGCTCAACTCCTTTTGTCAAGACAATGTTCCTTTTGACGATATAACCCTGCTGGCCATGGTTAAAAAATAA
- the ptsP gene encoding phosphoenolpyruvate--protein phosphotransferase: protein MTGLKETAMEGYPASPGFAIGSALILQLEHEIVRQKTILPAELPGELERFEKAILQTKEELLRAKASLSSLGLTVEESLFDVQILALEDEMILQAVKEKLQRDLICVEAVYQDIIRSFIAGLNKIGEDEYLRERAIEIRDVAKRVLKKLKGEEGYNLVLEAPKILIADVLLLSDLVSLDLRHVAGIVTEDGSRTSHAVILARSQGIPAIVGVQGLLENVVNGQTVLVDGSKGILVVNPTEEKREAMRKQALSYLYFEGNEEKVFSHPVESLDGKRVTVSANIEFPQDIPVMLKNGADGIGLYRTEFLFLKSNRPPTEEEQYQQYKTVAEHAKPNQVIIRTLDLGADKVVAYLPWRWMEENPVLGARGIRISLKEKGMFKTQLRAILRAAVEGNLAVMFPMITDLSEVFAAKEMIEKAKAELSAQGLPFGELPCGIMIETPSSCLIAEHLAQEVDFFSIGSNDLVQYTLAVDRMNNNVDYLYQPFHPSILLLIRMAAEAAAKKNIPIGICGEMSSDLLLLPFFLALGIDRLSMGSVFIQRTKRAIQFLDVGKIKNSLETLWRAKTAQETFEILNQVARSFLPTCFFDR from the coding sequence ATGACAGGGCTTAAAGAAACGGCGATGGAGGGTTATCCGGCTTCTCCTGGATTTGCCATCGGTTCTGCTTTAATTTTGCAGTTGGAACATGAAATTGTCAGGCAGAAAACGATTTTGCCTGCAGAACTTCCCGGCGAACTCGAGAGATTCGAAAAGGCCATCCTGCAAACCAAAGAGGAACTCCTTAGGGCAAAGGCTTCGCTGAGCTCCCTGGGATTAACCGTGGAAGAAAGCCTTTTTGATGTCCAGATCCTTGCCCTGGAAGATGAAATGATTTTACAGGCTGTTAAAGAAAAACTCCAGCGGGATCTTATCTGTGTCGAAGCGGTTTACCAAGATATAATCCGCTCCTTTATCGCTGGCTTAAACAAGATCGGAGAAGATGAATACCTGAGGGAAAGGGCGATTGAAATCCGGGACGTGGCCAAGAGAGTCCTGAAAAAACTCAAAGGGGAAGAAGGTTATAACCTGGTCCTTGAAGCCCCCAAGATATTAATAGCCGACGTGCTTTTGCTGTCCGATCTTGTCAGCCTTGATCTTAGGCATGTAGCGGGTATAGTGACCGAGGATGGGAGTAGAACTTCCCATGCGGTCATTTTAGCCCGCTCCCAAGGCATTCCGGCTATCGTTGGGGTGCAGGGCCTCTTGGAAAACGTCGTCAACGGGCAGACCGTTCTTGTCGATGGATCCAAGGGGATCCTCGTCGTGAATCCCACCGAAGAAAAAAGGGAAGCGATGAGAAAACAGGCTTTATCCTACCTCTATTTTGAAGGGAACGAAGAGAAAGTTTTTTCCCACCCGGTGGAGTCTTTGGATGGCAAAAGGGTGACTGTGTCGGCCAACATTGAGTTTCCCCAAGACATACCGGTCATGCTCAAGAACGGGGCCGATGGGATCGGGTTATACCGGACGGAGTTCCTTTTTTTAAAATCCAACCGTCCTCCTACCGAAGAAGAGCAGTACCAACAATACAAAACCGTTGCGGAGCATGCCAAGCCTAACCAGGTGATTATTAGGACCCTTGATTTGGGAGCGGACAAGGTCGTAGCCTATCTTCCCTGGAGGTGGATGGAAGAGAACCCGGTCCTGGGAGCAAGGGGAATTCGGATTTCCTTGAAAGAAAAGGGGATGTTTAAGACGCAGCTCAGGGCGATTTTAAGGGCAGCGGTGGAGGGCAACCTTGCCGTGATGTTCCCGATGATAACGGATCTTTCCGAGGTGTTTGCTGCAAAAGAGATGATCGAGAAAGCAAAGGCGGAGCTTTCTGCCCAAGGCCTTCCCTTTGGGGAACTGCCCTGCGGGATCATGATTGAAACCCCTTCTTCTTGCCTCATTGCCGAGCACCTTGCCCAGGAAGTGGATTTTTTCAGCATTGGCAGCAACGACCTCGTTCAATACACTTTGGCCGTTGACCGGATGAACAATAATGTTGATTATCTCTACCAACCTTTTCATCCTTCCATCCTTCTCTTGATCCGGATGGCGGCCGAAGCGGCAGCGAAAAAAAACATTCCTATCGGTATATGTGGAGAAATGTCCAGCGATCTTTTGCTTTTACCTTTTTTTCTTGCTTTGGGCATAGACAGGTTGAGCATGGGTTCGGTCTTCATTCAAAGGACTAAAAGGGCTATCCAATTTTTAGACGTCGGCAAAATAAAAAATAGCCTGGAGACCCTGTGGAGGGCCAAGACGGCCCAAGAAACTTTTGAAATCTTAAACCAGGTTGCCCGGTCTTTTCTGCCCACTTGCTTTTTCGATAGGTAA
- a CDS encoding MBL fold metallo-hydrolase, with protein MDIPSKQSKIVVLGSGTSQGVPMIGCPCATCHSQDPRDNRTRCSLYITDGQSAILIDTPPELRIQCLRENISMLTAVLFTHSHADHIMGFDDLRRFCDLSGQKLPIYGSQEVMESLARIFPYAFDPSSEKKGYLRVLPHVIAPYESFSIGSFTITAFPLPHGQTTTFGYLFEKEGEKILAYLVDCKSVPQKTIERLSAVDYLFIDGLRDEPHPTHLSTSEAVAIARQIGAKKTFLTHITHHKSHKEREASLPKNVHVGYDGLEIAF; from the coding sequence ATGGACATACCCTCTAAACAATCCAAGATCGTCGTCCTCGGCTCGGGAACATCACAGGGAGTCCCCATGATCGGTTGTCCCTGTGCCACCTGCCATTCCCAGGATCCCCGTGATAACCGAACGCGTTGTTCTCTCTATATTACAGATGGGCAGAGCGCCATTCTCATCGATACCCCTCCCGAGTTGCGTATCCAATGCCTAAGAGAAAACATAAGCATGCTTACCGCGGTATTGTTTACGCATTCCCATGCCGATCACATCATGGGATTTGACGACCTGAGAAGATTTTGTGATCTTTCGGGCCAAAAACTGCCCATTTATGGTTCGCAAGAAGTCATGGAAAGCCTGGCCAGGATTTTTCCCTACGCTTTCGATCCCTCCTCGGAAAAGAAGGGCTATCTGAGGGTCCTTCCCCATGTTATCGCACCATACGAATCCTTTTCTATCGGGTCTTTTACCATTACGGCTTTCCCCCTGCCCCATGGGCAGACGACCACCTTCGGTTACCTTTTCGAGAAGGAAGGAGAAAAAATTCTTGCCTACTTGGTTGATTGCAAGAGCGTTCCCCAAAAGACGATCGAAAGATTGTCGGCCGTCGACTATCTTTTCATCGACGGGCTTAGGGATGAGCCCCATCCCACCCACCTCAGCACCTCCGAGGCTGTCGCCATTGCCCGGCAAATCGGGGCAAAGAAGACTTTCCTCACCCACATTACCCATCATAAATCTCACAAAGAAAGAGAAGCCTCTTTGCCTAAAAATGTGCATGTGGGCTACGATGGGCTTGAAATTGCCTTTTGA